In the Candidatus Peregrinibacteria bacterium genome, one interval contains:
- the maf gene encoding septum formation protein Maf, with translation MLSELTHHFSKNSPLILASKSPQRIRILKMLGIPFVSVEHEFEEFLDHELSPEKNVEMLAEGKAQSLVKKYPNSCIVGIDTLVVSESGKILGKPQHKEEAREMFREKSGKKELIISGISIIKDNQKITAHEVSSVEFMEFSEADIEKILELNEWKNKSGGIMIEGKSSMYIESIEGNFWNIVGFPVPTFLELLKSI, from the coding sequence ATGCTTTCCGAACTCACTCATCACTTCAGCAAAAATTCACCGCTGATCTTGGCTTCCAAAAGTCCACAGCGCATTCGAATTCTCAAAATGCTCGGAATTCCATTCGTATCTGTCGAACATGAATTTGAAGAATTTCTGGATCATGAACTTTCTCCTGAAAAAAACGTGGAAATGCTCGCGGAAGGAAAAGCTCAAAGTCTTGTAAAAAAATACCCAAATTCCTGCATTGTCGGAATCGATACTCTCGTTGTTTCTGAATCGGGAAAAATACTCGGGAAACCTCAGCATAAAGAGGAAGCGCGAGAAATGTTTCGAGAAAAATCCGGAAAAAAAGAACTCATCATTTCTGGAATTTCTATAATAAAAGATAATCAAAAAATTACGGCGCACGAGGTGAGCAGTGTGGAATTCATGGAATTTTCCGAAGCGGATATTGAAAAAATTCTTGAGCTGAACGAGTGGAAAAATAAAAGTGGCGGAATTATGATCGAGGGAAAAAGCTCAATGTACATCGAAAGTATCGAAGGAAATTTCTGGAATATTGTGGGATTTCCCGTGCCAACGTTTTTGGAGCTGCTGAAATCAATATAA
- a CDS encoding UDP-N-acetylmuramoyl-L-alanyl-D-glutamate--2,6-diaminopimelate ligase translates to MLALLRNFFPKNSFVRKIWYYLKAIFALIRYDFPSQKLKMVAITGTDGKTTTVEMISQILKEANIRHLKISTVSIHLDGTQTENTSKRTTLSPLQMGSLLRKAVDSHVEIAVIEVSSHAIDQGRIFGMSFDIAGITNISEEHLDDHGGFAKYILLKEKLFRHYLKKKGIAVLSKDDEVVLEMDSRIRKIKKWYSSYGDYSADFVSTHLVETQKGIEFSLMGERLQMPILGKYNVQNATLAFAIATLLNISPKVIVEGLRKFSGVPGRLEKIEKGQNFEVYVDFAVTANALKEVLHSLKNITQGNIWVVFGCTGDRDRSKREQMGKIAGTIADFVVLTDDETYTENGEAIREEVKKGIQKTTIWNQSGNVQHFWEIPDRYEAITFALKNAQKGDAIIITGIGAETSRNMGGKEIPWNDRKVVEEILQKM, encoded by the coding sequence ATGCTCGCACTTCTCCGAAATTTTTTTCCAAAGAATTCTTTCGTACGAAAAATTTGGTACTATCTGAAAGCGATTTTTGCGCTCATTCGTTATGATTTTCCGTCTCAAAAACTCAAAATGGTCGCAATTACTGGAACAGATGGAAAAACAACAACAGTTGAAATGATTTCCCAAATTTTGAAGGAAGCAAACATTCGTCACCTCAAAATATCGACGGTATCAATCCATCTTGATGGCACTCAAACCGAAAATACCTCGAAGCGAACGACGCTCTCTCCACTACAAATGGGAAGTCTCCTCAGAAAAGCGGTAGATTCGCATGTAGAAATAGCCGTTATTGAAGTTTCTTCTCATGCGATTGATCAGGGGCGAATTTTTGGGATGTCTTTCGATATTGCCGGCATCACGAATATTTCAGAAGAGCATTTGGATGATCACGGTGGATTTGCGAAGTATATTCTTCTTAAAGAAAAATTGTTTCGTCATTATCTCAAAAAAAAGGGGATTGCAGTACTGAGCAAAGATGATGAGGTTGTCCTAGAAATGGATTCGCGCATTCGAAAAATAAAAAAATGGTATTCCTCTTACGGTGATTATTCTGCAGATTTTGTTTCTACTCATCTCGTGGAAACACAAAAGGGAATCGAGTTTTCTCTGATGGGAGAACGTCTTCAAATGCCAATTCTCGGGAAATATAATGTCCAAAATGCCACACTCGCCTTTGCGATTGCTACACTCCTCAATATTTCTCCGAAAGTAATTGTCGAAGGTCTTCGAAAGTTTTCAGGCGTTCCCGGGCGACTCGAAAAAATAGAAAAAGGTCAGAATTTTGAAGTATATGTTGATTTTGCCGTTACGGCGAATGCCCTCAAAGAAGTTCTCCATTCGCTCAAAAACATTACCCAAGGAAATATTTGGGTTGTATTTGGATGTACAGGAGACCGTGATCGTTCGAAACGGGAACAAATGGGGAAAATTGCAGGAACAATAGCAGATTTCGTGGTTCTTACCGATGATGAAACATATACGGAAAATGGAGAAGCAATTCGGGAAGAAGTCAAAAAAGGAATTCAAAAAACAACAATATGGAATCAGAGTGGCAATGTTCAGCATTTTTGGGAAATTCCGGATCGATACGAAGCAATCACCTTTGCACTCAAAAATGCACAGAAAGGAGATGCCATTATCATCACCGGTATCGGAGCTGAAACATCGCGAAATATGGGAGGAAAAGAAATTCCATGGAATGATCGAAAAGTGGTGGAGGAAATACTTCAGAAAATGTAA
- a CDS encoding peroxiredoxin, with product MMFPYFSLLGSDEKTYTLSSFSGKKVVFYFYPKDDTLGCTLEAKGFRDAASKYSKLDAMIVGISPDENESHCKFMDKYDLNFLLLSDPEKKLIGELGLWVEKSMYGKKYFGVARTTYLVDETGNILHVWESVKPEGHAEEVLEFVQATT from the coding sequence ATGATGTTCCCCTATTTCTCTCTTCTCGGCAGCGATGAAAAAACGTACACTCTTTCCAGTTTTTCTGGGAAAAAAGTTGTTTTTTATTTTTATCCAAAGGACGATACGCTGGGCTGTACGCTCGAGGCGAAAGGATTTCGCGATGCAGCTTCAAAATATAGCAAATTGGATGCTATGATTGTTGGAATTTCTCCAGATGAGAACGAATCGCACTGTAAATTTATGGACAAGTATGATCTTAATTTTCTTCTCCTTTCCGATCCAGAGAAGAAGTTGATAGGAGAGTTAGGGCTTTGGGTCGAAAAAAGCATGTACGGAAAAAAATATTTTGGTGTTGCGCGTACAACGTATCTTGTCGATGAAACGGGAAATATTCTTCATGTTTGGGAAAGTGTGAAGCCGGAAGGTCACGCGGAAGAAGTTTTGGAATTTGTCCAAGCCACAACCTGA
- a CDS encoding LysE family translocator has translation MSLEQISIFLAMMLPLVWSAGPNNIMCASVGSKYGIRKIFPFIVGLNLAIFTRSLAIGFGVGALFELYPMALIVLKYMGVFYIFYLALTFLSTEIQKEKQKCSFGFREGFLLSVLNGKGVIVTLLMYSQLLDTHSSRWFQALILSLGLLTLTVTSHFIWVAGGKFFEKIIFKGRFLTAQNYIFSGLLFIVGIRIFLG, from the coding sequence ATGTCTCTCGAACAAATCTCAATTTTTTTGGCAATGATGCTCCCCCTTGTTTGGTCTGCGGGTCCAAACAACATCATGTGCGCATCGGTGGGAAGTAAATATGGAATACGAAAAATATTTCCATTTATTGTCGGGCTGAATTTAGCAATTTTTACTCGAAGTCTAGCGATAGGATTTGGAGTTGGCGCTTTATTTGAGCTCTATCCTATGGCGCTTATCGTTTTAAAATATATGGGAGTGTTCTATATTTTTTATTTAGCTCTTACATTTTTATCAACAGAAATTCAAAAGGAAAAACAGAAATGTTCATTCGGATTTCGTGAAGGATTCCTTCTGAGTGTTCTCAATGGAAAAGGCGTTATTGTGACACTTCTCATGTATTCCCAGCTCCTAGACACACATTCTTCTCGATGGTTTCAAGCGCTCATACTTTCTCTCGGACTTCTCACTCTCACAGTAACAAGCCATTTTATTTGGGTGGCAGGAGGAAAGTTTTTTGAAAAGATAATTTTTAAAGGCAGATTTCTCACGGCGCAAAATTATATTTTCAGCGGACTTCTTTTCATTGTGGGAATACGGATTTTTTTAGGATGA